One part of the Truepera radiovictrix DSM 17093 genome encodes these proteins:
- the iolC gene encoding 5-dehydro-2-deoxygluconokinase, which translates to MAPPSPPPPEPFDLITMGRSSIDLYANDIGAPFERIESFAAYVGGSPTNIAVGARRLGLRTALLSAVGDDKVGDFILHFLAREGVYTGFIPRKPGRRSSAVVLGIQPPDTFPLVYYREGAADTALTIDDVLAARVETAGALEISGTGLAKEPGRSATFFAAERARTAGKPVFLDLDFRADQWHDPRAFGVNVRAILPLVSVAIGTEEEVNAAMLTRPEDLEIRHQQISAPIIKGDLGANIAQLLGAPSGPELLVVKRGAQGASLYRRGGERQDVPGFPVEVFNVLGAGDAFASGFIYGQLKGWDAYKSARLGNACGAIVVTRHGCANFMGYFDEVMAFVEARGGF; encoded by the coding sequence TTGGCACCTCCCTCGCCCCCCCCACCCGAACCCTTCGACCTCATCACCATGGGTCGCTCGAGCATCGACCTCTACGCCAACGATATCGGCGCGCCCTTTGAACGCATCGAGAGCTTTGCCGCCTACGTCGGCGGCAGCCCCACGAACATCGCTGTCGGCGCCCGGCGACTGGGCCTACGCACCGCGCTGCTGAGCGCCGTCGGCGACGACAAGGTGGGTGACTTCATCCTCCACTTTTTGGCGCGCGAGGGCGTCTACACCGGCTTTATCCCGCGCAAACCGGGGCGGCGCAGCAGCGCGGTGGTCTTGGGCATCCAACCGCCCGACACCTTCCCGTTGGTCTACTACCGTGAGGGCGCCGCCGACACCGCGCTCACCATCGACGACGTGCTCGCCGCGCGAGTCGAAACAGCGGGGGCGCTCGAGATCTCCGGCACCGGTCTAGCCAAAGAACCGGGGCGCAGCGCCACCTTCTTCGCCGCCGAACGGGCGCGCACGGCGGGCAAACCCGTGTTTCTCGACCTCGACTTCCGCGCCGACCAGTGGCATGACCCCAGGGCCTTCGGCGTGAACGTGCGCGCGATCCTCCCGCTCGTAAGCGTCGCCATCGGCACCGAGGAGGAGGTCAACGCCGCCATGCTCACACGTCCCGAGGACCTCGAGATCCGCCACCAGCAGATCTCGGCGCCTATCATCAAAGGGGACTTGGGGGCCAACATCGCGCAGCTTTTGGGCGCACCGAGCGGCCCGGAGCTGCTCGTCGTCAAGCGCGGCGCGCAGGGCGCAAGCCTCTACCGGCGCGGCGGCGAGCGCCAGGACGTGCCCGGTTTCCCTGTGGAGGTCTTTAACGTCTTGGGGGCGGGCGACGCCTTTGCGAGCGGGTTTATCTACGGTCAGCTCAAGGGTTGGGACGCCTACAAGAGCGCCCGACTCGGCAACGCCTGCGGCGCCATCGTGGTCACCCGCCACGGCTGCGCGAACTTTATGGGCTACTTCGACGAGGTGATGGCGTTTGTCGAGGCGCGTGGGGGCTTTTGA